One Gemmatimonadota bacterium DNA window includes the following coding sequences:
- a CDS encoding sulfatase-like hydrolase/transferase has translation MAKTRRRRKKLPNIVLLGVDSLLADHMSCYGYHRQTTPHIDRFAEGGALFEKTYSAHIPTTSAYASMLTGLDAFGTQVVALRHKGGLREDVQTLPEILREQGYATTSVGFAGNPSSRGFDKYLEYPSWGSWNEGRSPKAQNLNDVAIPELNRLARRRGPFFLFLRHMDPHAPYLPPAPYERMFYHGDECDPKNRSMDPVKAFKPFCDFFAQWMPPGITDKDYVIAQYDGAVAYMDACIQTIFNALEAHGILDETIVILNGDHGETLYDHECWFDHHGLYDVTLHVPLIIRYPGRIPTGRRVNGYNQHKDLVPTIMDLAEIDCGIDFDGDSLMSLVDGTVSSFDSEFYITECTWMRKHGWRTPQWKLMVALEPDFHFKPPVELYNLVEDPDENNNLADELPDVVNLLKRRMNSWIRKRVRETGKRNPMLTQGDWHGHEGVGAFKSSQQAYDTMHIGDPDQAASLQARSR, from the coding sequence ATGGCTAAAACCCGCCGGCGCCGGAAGAAGCTTCCTAATATCGTACTGTTGGGCGTGGACTCCCTTCTGGCCGATCACATGAGCTGTTACGGCTACCACCGACAGACTACGCCCCACATCGACCGATTCGCCGAGGGCGGGGCGTTGTTCGAGAAGACTTACAGCGCCCATATCCCCACGACCAGCGCCTATGCGTCCATGCTGACCGGCCTGGACGCCTTCGGCACCCAGGTGGTGGCCCTGCGGCACAAGGGCGGCCTGCGGGAGGACGTGCAGACGCTGCCTGAAATCCTGCGGGAACAAGGATACGCAACCACGTCCGTGGGCTTTGCCGGGAACCCGTCGTCCCGCGGTTTCGACAAGTACCTCGAGTATCCGAGTTGGGGAAGCTGGAACGAAGGGCGCAGTCCCAAGGCGCAGAACCTGAACGACGTGGCCATCCCGGAGCTGAACCGGCTCGCCAGGCGGCGCGGCCCCTTCTTCCTGTTTCTGCGTCACATGGACCCCCACGCGCCGTACCTGCCGCCGGCGCCCTACGAGCGCATGTTCTATCACGGCGACGAGTGCGACCCGAAGAACCGGTCCATGGATCCGGTCAAGGCGTTCAAGCCCTTCTGCGATTTCTTCGCCCAGTGGATGCCGCCCGGCATCACCGACAAGGACTACGTCATCGCCCAGTACGACGGTGCCGTGGCGTACATGGACGCCTGCATCCAGACGATCTTCAACGCCCTTGAGGCGCACGGCATACTTGACGAGACGATCGTGATCCTCAACGGCGACCACGGCGAGACGCTCTACGACCACGAATGCTGGTTCGACCACCACGGCCTCTATGACGTGACGCTCCACGTCCCGCTCATCATCCGGTATCCGGGCAGGATCCCCACAGGCCGGCGCGTCAACGGGTACAACCAGCACAAGGATCTCGTGCCCACCATCATGGACCTGGCGGAAATCGACTGTGGGATCGATTTCGACGGCGACAGCCTGATGTCCCTGGTCGACGGCACGGTGTCGTCCTTCGACAGCGAGTTCTACATCACCGAGTGCACCTGGATGCGCAAGCACGGCTGGCGCACGCCCCAGTGGAAGCTGATGGTGGCCCTGGAGCCGGATTTCCACTTCAAGCCCCCGGTCGAGCTGTACAACCTGGTGGAGGACCCGGACGAGAACAATAACCTTGCCGATGAGCTGCCGGATGTGGTGAACCTGCTCAAGCGACGCATGAACAGTTGGATCCGGAAGCGGGTGCGGGAGACCGGCAAGCGCAATCCCATGCTCACCCAAGGGGATTGGCACGGCCACGAGGGCGTAGGCGCCTTCAAGTCCTCGCAGCAGGCCTACGACACGATGCACATCGGCGATCCCGATCAGGCGGCCAGTTTGCAGGCGCGCAGCCGGTGA
- a CDS encoding NUDIX domain-containing protein codes for MTVIEGERNRFHGVEVDSDALPDVPDGFRERLDLSIRAWIAEDLQVAWFKVPLDRAFLIPPLVDAGSVFHHSTTDYLMLTLRLVENAFVPLYATHYIGAGGVVINEKDELLVVCERFRGGRAPYYKLPGGALQPEEHLAEGVVREVFEETGVPTRFDGLVCFRHWHGYRYDKSDIYFVCRLRPLHQIIEMQTTEIEECFWMPVATYMGSENVSQFNKLIVKAAVENQGLKETWVDGYGDPERYEFFMPE; via the coding sequence ATGACCGTCATCGAGGGGGAGCGCAACCGGTTCCACGGCGTGGAAGTCGACTCGGACGCCCTGCCGGATGTGCCGGATGGATTCAGGGAGCGCCTGGACCTTTCGATCCGGGCGTGGATAGCAGAGGACCTCCAGGTCGCCTGGTTCAAAGTTCCCCTGGACCGCGCCTTTCTCATTCCCCCGTTGGTGGACGCGGGAAGCGTGTTCCATCATAGTACCACCGACTACCTGATGCTGACGCTCAGGCTGGTAGAAAACGCCTTCGTGCCGCTGTACGCGACCCATTACATCGGCGCCGGCGGTGTGGTCATCAACGAGAAGGACGAACTGCTCGTGGTCTGTGAGCGGTTTCGCGGGGGACGCGCACCCTATTACAAACTGCCCGGTGGCGCACTGCAACCGGAGGAGCACCTGGCCGAAGGCGTCGTCCGGGAGGTGTTCGAAGAAACGGGCGTGCCGACCCGCTTCGACGGCCTGGTCTGTTTCCGGCACTGGCACGGATACCGCTACGACAAGTCCGACATCTACTTCGTCTGTCGCCTGAGGCCGCTCCACCAGATCATCGAGATGCAGACCACGGAAATCGAAGAGTGTTTCTGGATGCCGGTGGCGACCTACATGGGTTCGGAGAACGTCAGCCAGTTCAACAAGCTCATCGTCAAGGCCGCCGTGGAGAACCAGGGATTGAAGGAAACGTGGGTCGACGGCTATGGCGACCCGGAACGGTACGAGTTCTTCATGCCGGAGTAG
- a CDS encoding M3 family oligoendopeptidase has product MDWDLAAYFPAFDGSEMRRFKAGLRDDLDALLADASATADLNPGNLETWERIVLSFEDAVTRLRHLGSYVSCITSADANNEDFAAEEGALSLLDARMSKILVELQRGFRTPSDEVFDAFTSRPALRDARYRITRIRDQSRHTMSTEEEHLASDLGVDGIEAWGRLYDRISGKLTFEMAYPDGRREQVPMAQRRALMEHPDRRVRRAAFEGGNEAWSSIETVPAAALNAIGGTRLTLYRHRGMDHYLDKALFQAAISRETLDAMFEAVFAEIDVARDILAYKAHLMGGDTLGWYDLSAPLTVEHQDEPSWEDARALVHRAFAAGYPALADYTAGAYDQKWIDWSPRPGKRPGAFCTGSPLTKESRVYMTYNDNMGDVLTLAHELGHAFHGHLMRGERTLNRAYPMTLAESASTFGEMLLMRGLLEEPGVSAESRAFLLNLEASDGATYLMDIPVRFEFEKAFHEERADGEIGVSRLKEMMVDTQRRVLGDVLDPEGGDPYFWASKLHFYITDTTFYNFPYTFGYLLSRGLFAQYEKDGPDFLPRYEQYLKLTGSDTAENVVRQTIGLELTEPGFWSDAIRGLEGVLERLKSSVDESRAVLN; this is encoded by the coding sequence ATGGATTGGGATCTGGCTGCTTACTTTCCCGCTTTCGACGGATCGGAGATGCGCCGTTTCAAGGCCGGTCTCCGGGACGACCTGGACGCTTTGCTGGCCGATGCCTCGGCCACGGCAGATCTGAACCCCGGTAACCTGGAAACGTGGGAGCGCATCGTCCTCTCCTTCGAAGACGCCGTCACCCGGTTGCGGCACCTGGGCTCCTACGTTTCCTGCATTACCTCCGCGGACGCGAACAACGAGGATTTCGCCGCGGAGGAAGGGGCGTTGAGCCTGCTGGACGCACGGATGTCGAAGATCCTCGTGGAACTTCAGCGGGGATTCAGGACTCCTTCCGACGAGGTATTCGACGCGTTCACCTCCCGCCCCGCCCTCCGGGACGCCCGGTACCGCATTACCCGGATCAGGGACCAGTCCAGGCATACCATGTCCACGGAGGAAGAACACCTGGCGTCGGACCTGGGCGTGGACGGGATCGAGGCCTGGGGACGGCTGTACGACAGGATCTCGGGCAAGCTGACTTTCGAAATGGCCTATCCGGACGGACGTCGGGAGCAGGTGCCCATGGCGCAGCGCCGCGCGCTGATGGAACACCCGGACCGCCGCGTGCGCCGTGCCGCCTTCGAGGGGGGCAACGAGGCCTGGTCGTCGATCGAGACCGTGCCGGCCGCCGCATTGAACGCCATCGGTGGCACACGGTTGACCCTGTACCGCCATCGCGGCATGGATCACTATCTGGATAAGGCTCTCTTCCAGGCGGCGATCTCACGTGAGACGCTGGACGCCATGTTCGAAGCCGTTTTCGCGGAAATCGACGTCGCCCGCGATATCCTGGCGTACAAGGCTCACCTCATGGGCGGCGATACACTGGGATGGTACGATCTCTCGGCGCCATTGACGGTGGAGCATCAGGACGAACCTTCCTGGGAAGATGCCAGGGCACTGGTGCATCGCGCATTCGCGGCCGGATATCCCGCCCTGGCGGACTACACGGCAGGCGCCTACGACCAGAAGTGGATCGATTGGTCACCCCGGCCGGGCAAGCGTCCCGGCGCCTTCTGCACGGGTTCTCCCCTGACGAAAGAGTCCCGGGTCTACATGACCTATAACGACAACATGGGTGACGTGTTGACCCTTGCCCACGAACTGGGACACGCCTTTCACGGCCATCTGATGCGAGGGGAACGCACGCTGAACCGCGCCTACCCCATGACCCTGGCCGAATCGGCTTCCACCTTCGGCGAGATGCTGCTCATGCGGGGCCTGCTGGAGGAACCGGGCGTGAGCGCCGAATCCAGGGCCTTCCTGCTGAACCTGGAGGCCAGCGACGGCGCGACCTACCTGATGGACATCCCGGTGCGCTTCGAATTCGAAAAAGCCTTCCATGAAGAACGGGCGGACGGCGAAATCGGCGTGAGCAGGCTGAAAGAGATGATGGTCGATACCCAACGCCGCGTGCTCGGCGACGTGCTGGATCCCGAGGGTGGCGATCCCTATTTCTGGGCGTCCAAGCTCCATTTCTACATCACGGACACCACGTTCTACAATTTCCCCTATACCTTCGGCTACCTGCTCAGCCGGGGTCTCTTCGCCCAGTACGAGAAGGACGGTCCGGATTTCCTGCCGAGATACGAGCAGTACCTCAAGCTGACCGGAAGCGATACGGCGGAAAACGTGGTGCGGCAGACTATCGGCCTGGAGCTTACGGAGCCCGGGTTCTGGTCCGATGCCATACGAGGGTTGGAAGGCGTGTTGGAACGGCTCAAATCCAGCGTGGACGAAAGCCGGGCCGTGTTGAACTAG
- a CDS encoding D-aminoacylase: MAFDVVIRGGEVIDGTGKTDRYRADVGIQDGRVSGIGDLSDAETVRTIDAGGHVVCPGFIDVHVHSENSLLGGRDQMGGLRQGVTTHLLAPDGFGWAGLSSEEALPLWHYTQFAYGEPLEPVDWPTIDSYLDLFPGRSPANVYPQVPHCAVRVKAMGWDPGPPTPDQLKVMEGETRAWMEAGAGCLCLGLDYQPSANAPFEELVALCKVALEYDGIYAAHLRYQILGRERAWQEIIDLHRTSGIPVHTSHERVDDMTGPILDQAVKDGVDITFESYLYPAGMTHITMQLPMWVQTGSPDEVLERMRQPDTRRKALEHLKSTNLADRQYIGYTRSGRFAGMTLGEAARSVNKSNEEFAYDLVLDEDGIQAFVMFWPVPEAEVDAVLNRTAPHPLMMVASDGVYDCTHPHPRGMGCFAQMLRKFVRERQLLSLEEAVHKMSGFPAERYRLKDRGVLREGAPADVVVFDPQTVADRATFEAPIQPPDGIPHVFVNGIPVIENHEPTAHRPGQVLRRG; encoded by the coding sequence GTGGCCTTCGATGTCGTCATTCGCGGGGGTGAGGTGATTGACGGTACCGGCAAGACCGACCGGTACCGTGCGGACGTGGGGATTCAGGACGGACGCGTATCGGGGATCGGCGACCTGTCGGATGCCGAGACCGTCCGGACGATTGACGCCGGCGGCCATGTCGTGTGCCCTGGATTCATCGACGTCCACGTTCACTCCGAGAATTCCCTGCTGGGCGGCCGGGACCAGATGGGCGGCCTCCGGCAGGGCGTGACGACCCATTTACTGGCGCCGGACGGCTTCGGCTGGGCCGGCCTGTCGTCCGAAGAGGCCCTACCCCTCTGGCATTACACGCAGTTCGCCTACGGCGAGCCCCTGGAGCCGGTCGACTGGCCCACCATCGATTCATACCTGGATCTCTTTCCGGGCCGCTCCCCCGCCAACGTGTATCCCCAGGTACCGCACTGCGCGGTGCGCGTCAAGGCCATGGGCTGGGACCCCGGGCCGCCCACGCCAGACCAGTTGAAGGTCATGGAAGGGGAGACCCGCGCGTGGATGGAAGCCGGCGCCGGCTGCCTCTGCCTGGGACTGGACTACCAGCCCAGCGCCAACGCGCCCTTCGAGGAGCTGGTGGCGCTCTGCAAGGTGGCCCTGGAGTACGACGGGATCTACGCCGCCCACCTGAGGTACCAGATCCTTGGGCGGGAACGGGCCTGGCAGGAAATCATCGACCTGCACCGGACCAGCGGCATTCCCGTGCACACGTCGCACGAGCGCGTCGACGACATGACCGGTCCGATCCTGGATCAGGCCGTGAAAGACGGGGTGGACATCACCTTCGAGTCCTATCTCTACCCGGCCGGCATGACCCACATCACCATGCAGCTGCCCATGTGGGTGCAGACGGGCAGTCCCGACGAAGTGCTCGAACGGATGCGCCAGCCGGACACCCGCCGCAAGGCCCTCGAGCATCTGAAGTCGACGAACCTGGCGGACCGTCAATACATCGGCTACACACGTTCCGGCCGTTTCGCGGGGATGACCCTGGGCGAAGCCGCGCGGAGCGTGAACAAATCCAACGAGGAATTCGCCTACGACCTCGTGCTCGATGAAGACGGCATCCAGGCCTTCGTCATGTTCTGGCCGGTGCCTGAGGCGGAAGTCGACGCCGTGCTGAACCGGACGGCGCCCCATCCCCTCATGATGGTCGCCAGCGACGGCGTCTATGACTGCACCCATCCCCATCCCCGGGGTATGGGGTGTTTCGCGCAGATGCTCCGTAAATTCGTTCGGGAGCGCCAGCTGCTTTCCCTGGAAGAGGCCGTCCACAAGATGAGCGGCTTTCCGGCGGAACGTTACAGGCTGAAAGACCGGGGCGTGCTGCGCGAAGGCGCTCCCGCGGACGTGGTCGTCTTCGATCCGCAGACCGTGGCCGACCGGGCCACCTTCGAAGCGCCGATACAGCCCCCCGACGGTATTCCCCACGTCTTCGTCAACGGCATTCCGGTCATCGAAAACCACGAGCCCACGGCGCATCGGCCGGGCCAGGTCCTGCGCAGAGGATAG
- a CDS encoding SMP-30/gluconolactonase/LRE family protein: MSIPGGTARVHLNEVARHSESARLVRPSSLFNRSNAMMATIEKIAEVEAMVGEGPVWDPDSRTLIWTDIRTGRFFTYDPATNQNRQVHDGFNVGGFAFNEFGGLVACIWDGVVLWKSDDEWVRVFDETHEGEPLRFNDVTADPGGRMFAGSLIDGGLGKLYRFDPDGSVEVIEEGIGCTNGMGYSPDESIMYYTDSAVRTIYAYDYDRATGSVSNRRDFVKLPDTAGVPDGMTVDAEGFVWTAVWFDGCIVRFDPDGVEERRIALPAIQTSSVMFGGTDLTDIYVTTAGTSLEPGSPLDPKDYDWQAYGEHYRGGGLFRVRQDIQGKPEYKARFPWPDSS; encoded by the coding sequence ATGTCCATCCCCGGCGGTACCGCACGCGTACATTTAAATGAAGTGGCACGACACAGTGAATCGGCACGACTTGTGCGGCCTTCGAGTTTGTTCAACCGGAGCAATGCCATGATGGCGACCATTGAGAAGATCGCGGAAGTCGAGGCGATGGTGGGCGAGGGTCCGGTCTGGGATCCGGACAGCAGGACGCTGATCTGGACTGACATCCGGACCGGCCGGTTCTTCACCTATGACCCGGCCACGAATCAGAACCGCCAGGTGCACGACGGTTTCAACGTCGGCGGGTTCGCCTTCAACGAATTCGGCGGACTTGTGGCCTGCATCTGGGACGGGGTCGTGCTTTGGAAGTCGGACGACGAGTGGGTGCGCGTTTTCGACGAGACCCATGAAGGAGAACCACTGCGCTTCAACGACGTGACGGCCGATCCCGGCGGGCGCATGTTCGCTGGCTCCCTGATCGACGGCGGCCTGGGAAAACTGTATCGTTTCGATCCCGATGGCAGCGTGGAAGTCATCGAAGAGGGGATCGGGTGCACCAACGGCATGGGGTACTCGCCGGACGAATCGATCATGTACTACACTGATTCCGCCGTGCGGACGATCTACGCCTATGATTATGACCGGGCAACAGGTTCCGTGTCCAACCGGCGCGATTTCGTCAAGCTGCCCGACACCGCGGGGGTTCCGGACGGGATGACTGTGGACGCCGAGGGATTCGTCTGGACGGCCGTCTGGTTCGATGGATGCATCGTCCGGTTCGACCCCGACGGCGTGGAGGAGCGGCGCATCGCGCTGCCGGCGATCCAGACTTCGAGCGTCATGTTCGGCGGTACGGACCTGACGGACATCTACGTAACGACCGCCGGGACCTCGCTGGAACCTGGCTCTCCGCTCGACCCGAAGGACTACGACTGGCAGGCATACGGCGAGCATTACCGCGGCGGCGGACTGTTCCGCGTGCGCCAGGACATCCAGGGAAAACCCGAGTACAAGGCCCGTTTTCCGTGGCCGGACAGTTCCTGA
- a CDS encoding protein-L-isoaspartate(D-aspartate) O-methyltransferase: MLLSRIFKKIESVVVPVSSQERMIEEQIRGRGLDEPRVIEAMRTVPRHRFIPEAYRSQAYEDCAVSLDLGQTVSQPYIVGLMTRLLDVSVSDRILEIGTGSGYQTAILARLARSVYTVERLSVLGARARETLESLGYDNIHYRIGDGYEGWIKHAPFDKIMVTAAPGELPEKLFRQLKDKGKMVIPIGEELYSVMRSGDEATKVHHGGVRFVPMV, translated from the coding sequence ATGCTGCTATCCCGAATATTCAAGAAAATCGAGTCCGTTGTGGTGCCCGTTTCATCGCAGGAACGGATGATCGAGGAGCAGATCCGTGGACGCGGTCTCGACGAGCCCCGGGTGATCGAGGCCATGCGCACCGTGCCGAGGCACCGGTTCATTCCCGAAGCGTACCGGTCGCAGGCCTACGAAGACTGCGCCGTGTCCCTCGACCTTGGACAGACCGTGTCCCAGCCCTACATCGTGGGCCTCATGACCCGCCTGCTCGATGTGAGTGTATCGGACCGGATCCTCGAAATCGGCACGGGATCGGGCTACCAGACGGCGATCCTGGCCCGGCTCGCACGGTCCGTTTACACGGTGGAACGGTTGTCCGTCCTCGGCGCGCGGGCCCGGGAGACCCTGGAATCCCTGGGTTACGACAACATCCATTACCGGATCGGTGACGGCTACGAAGGGTGGATCAAGCATGCACCTTTCGACAAGATCATGGTGACGGCGGCGCCCGGTGAGCTCCCCGAGAAGCTGTTTCGCCAGTTGAAGGACAAGGGGAAAATGGTCATCCCCATTGGCGAAGAACTGTATTCGGTGATGCGGTCGGGAGATGAGGCGACTAAGGTACACCACGGCGGCGTGCGGTTCGTGCCCATGGTGTAG
- a CDS encoding MBL fold metallo-hydrolase has translation MHPFEALQVPAGSVGIHWFGQSSFGLKHPDGTVIQVDPYYPRERPADRFVHARPPLDEGTLNTDFVLLTHNHGDHTCLESLGRLAAAFPDVRYVGPIESTDALKEAGLTAGNMTVVTAGDTAEMGSAKAHTVWAKPPAGLPDDGIAPPDVQHLGYVVEIGPVRVYISGDPVNTFADHESLLAPVRDLRPQIGFLTNHPNEGEFPFFEGSARIAVSLGLKTAVPAHYACFVARDYDPREWAAHLPEGGPEPLIIPYNQSMVYSP, from the coding sequence ATGCACCCATTCGAAGCCCTGCAAGTACCCGCCGGAAGCGTAGGCATCCACTGGTTCGGACAGAGCTCTTTCGGTCTGAAGCATCCGGACGGCACGGTGATCCAGGTCGATCCATATTACCCCCGGGAAAGGCCCGCGGACCGCTTCGTCCATGCCCGGCCGCCGCTGGACGAAGGGACCCTGAATACCGACTTCGTGCTCCTGACCCACAACCACGGCGATCACACCTGCCTGGAATCTCTGGGGCGCCTGGCGGCCGCCTTTCCGGATGTCCGCTACGTGGGACCGATCGAGAGCACTGACGCATTGAAGGAAGCGGGGCTGACCGCCGGGAACATGACGGTCGTCACGGCCGGCGACACCGCTGAAATGGGGTCCGCGAAGGCGCACACGGTGTGGGCCAAGCCTCCGGCGGGCCTGCCCGACGACGGCATCGCGCCGCCCGACGTGCAGCACCTGGGTTACGTCGTCGAAATCGGACCGGTCCGCGTCTATATCTCCGGCGATCCGGTCAACACCTTCGCCGACCACGAGTCCCTGCTTGCGCCGGTTCGGGACCTGCGGCCGCAGATCGGGTTTCTGACCAATCACCCGAACGAGGGCGAATTCCCCTTCTTCGAAGGATCGGCCCGCATTGCGGTTTCCCTGGGCCTGAAGACCGCCGTGCCCGCCCATTATGCCTGTTTCGTCGCGCGGGATTACGATCCGCGGGAATGGGCTGCCCATCTGCCGGAAGGCGGGCCGGAACCCCTGATCATTCCGTACAACCAGTCCATGGTGTACAGCCCCTGA
- a CDS encoding mandelate racemase/muconate lactonizing enzyme family protein, whose protein sequence is MRITGIKLDAVDVNGQHHWVFVHVRTDDGVDGLGELNPSAPRQAVLAALREIEHEVVGKDPRRIEQLTAQLKPRPEDRPAVHALCAFEQGLWDILGKSLDVPVHDLLGGRCRDSIPVYANVTRAALEGTPDDFVHQASGAVSDGHTAVKIAPFDGRFGDGNTLIDHGLECVHAVREAIGPDIDLLLDCYGRFSLDEARRIVDGLRGVELYWLEEPVGERDLEGYRQIRKETGWRIAGGERAMLIEGCWPLFDAEAMDVLMPDVTIAGGIGELKKIASIAESRGQLTAPHGPFGPVAVAAHVQIMASHPGFLILEYAWGQVPWREGLVTPEEQVENGRIDVPGRPGLGLCLDPAVVEENRVDPAAA, encoded by the coding sequence ATGCGCATAACCGGCATCAAACTCGACGCGGTAGACGTGAACGGACAGCATCACTGGGTGTTCGTGCACGTCCGGACCGACGATGGCGTGGACGGATTGGGTGAGCTCAATCCCTCGGCGCCGAGGCAGGCGGTCCTGGCCGCGTTGCGGGAAATCGAGCACGAGGTCGTCGGGAAGGATCCCCGACGGATCGAACAACTGACCGCGCAGTTGAAACCTCGACCTGAGGATCGGCCCGCGGTGCACGCCCTGTGCGCATTCGAACAGGGGCTATGGGACATCCTGGGGAAGTCACTGGACGTCCCGGTACACGACCTGCTCGGAGGCAGGTGCCGCGACAGCATCCCCGTTTACGCCAATGTCACGCGGGCCGCGCTGGAGGGCACGCCGGACGACTTCGTCCACCAGGCCTCGGGCGCCGTCTCAGACGGACACACCGCGGTGAAGATCGCGCCCTTCGACGGCCGATTCGGCGACGGCAACACGCTGATCGACCACGGACTGGAGTGCGTGCACGCCGTGCGGGAAGCTATCGGCCCGGATATCGACCTGCTCCTCGACTGCTACGGTCGTTTCTCGCTGGATGAAGCCCGACGGATCGTGGATGGACTGCGCGGGGTCGAACTGTACTGGCTTGAGGAGCCGGTGGGGGAGCGGGACCTGGAAGGCTATCGGCAAATCAGAAAGGAAACCGGGTGGCGTATCGCCGGCGGAGAACGGGCCATGCTCATCGAAGGATGCTGGCCCCTCTTCGACGCCGAAGCCATGGACGTCCTCATGCCCGACGTCACAATCGCGGGCGGCATCGGCGAACTCAAGAAGATCGCCTCCATCGCCGAAAGCAGGGGGCAGTTGACCGCGCCGCACGGCCCCTTCGGTCCGGTTGCGGTTGCGGCCCACGTACAGATCATGGCTTCTCATCCCGGATTTCTCATTCTCGAGTACGCCTGGGGACAGGTGCCCTGGCGCGAAGGACTCGTAACGCCCGAGGAACAGGTGGAAAACGGCCGGATCGATGTCCCCGGGCGCCCGGGCCTCGGCCTGTGCCTGGACCCCGCTGTCGTGGAGGAAAACCGCGTGGACCCGGCGGCGGCCTGA